The Oncorhynchus mykiss isolate Arlee chromosome 14, USDA_OmykA_1.1, whole genome shotgun sequence genome segment TACCTCCGAAACGAAGGAAGCTGAAACGTAAAGCCAAAGTGAAGGAAGAGACCCAAGAGCTCCCAGAATCAGTTGACAACGAAGACAAAGACAACTCAAATAAAGGTAGCTGTGCTCCTCAAACAACACTTCAATCTGCCTCCAATGTATCGGAGCATGTTTTATGATGTATTAACAGGTTACAACATGTTGTTAGCACTTTTTAATATTGAAATGTGCATCTGAGTTGATAACGTTCACATTTTCTCATCTGTTGATAAAGgggacaagaagaagaagaaaaaagtgGTGAAAGTGAAAAAGAACAGGATAAACTCTGAGAAGATGCCAGGAGCATACTCCCAGCCAGTTGACCTCTCCGCGACCTTTGGtgagccccctgtctctcctttTTAACTCACACTGAAATGCAACGCAAAAAATGAGACTGTTTGAGATATGTGATTTCCCTGTTTCTTGATAGATCTTTACCGAAAAGCCATTTTGGCTCTGAAAGAGCGACAGAATCAGGGCCAGtgagaggagagggctgagagagagtcCTAGGTCCAGTGTGTGACGACGCAGTCTGCTATCCTGGCAAGGGCAGCACTCCAGTGATTTCTAAACACGCTGAGACACCTTAGTGACTCACCCCCAGCCTCTTCCCTGCAAACCACCCAGACAGCtacctgactgactgattgacagaGGGAGACATGCCCTGCCTGCAAATCCTCCACAACCTCTTTTTCCATTCTGTTACCTCACATTTCTAACGTATGGATTACAACTGGAGTATTCAACGGCTTTTGAAGGACAATTTCAAAATACTTGATGGATGTTTTTCTTCGCTGCTACTGTGCAGGAACTGCAAATCCACAATGCACCccctgagaaatgtgtgtttatTTTATCTTACCAAAAATATGTTACatgaaatatttatttattagTGGTTACTTAATTATCTGCAGTATAAGTAAACAGTTGTTTACAAACATGATGAATGTACTGGCCAAAATATTTTAATCCCTCATAAATATGAATAGAGTTGATCTGTGTATATTGTAATTTTGATGGAAAAAGTGACATGCTTTTGTAATGTTCGTTTTCTTTTTATATGACTGTTCGACAAATGTCTCACAGACCCTGTTTTTCAACAACACAAAATGGTCAGTGAAAGGAAAATAGAATTTTAAGAGAACACCACCAGGTCAATtttgaagaaagaacaaatacaaaattGAAATGTACAATAAACAATCACGTGCTTCCTTTTACAATGTACCATATGCCTTGAAGTGTGCTCGTGTTTGTTCACCTTGAAGATGATAATGCTCTGTTGCTTGACCCAGATTCAAAACAGTCCAAACAATAGGTCAAGCGCCAAACTAATAGTCAGCCATATGTAACCATGTTTCCTATTTCATTCGGTATTAGCTATTATTTACTTATGCATGCTGGAAAAAAAACTCTGATAAAAAAAGGTTTTCTTGTGTTCAAATAATATCCATTCGTAATTGTTGTAATCATATTACATATAAGCTGATAATATATATTGGTATGGGCTTCATAATTGGGCATTTGGACCTTGGACCCTGTGTACAAATTCACTTTCGCCATTTTTGTCGCTCTTCGAGAAGCCCACCCCCCTCAGCATATTCACAGGAGAGAATACATTACAGCCAGTTGTTTCAGTGAATAGGCCTGCACTAAATAGCGGCCGCGCCGAGACACACAGGTTGGTGGGGGGACCGGGACACACAACACTGAAGATGGCTTCACCGAGGACGATAACAATTGTGGCCCTCTCTTTTGCTCTTGGTCTTTTTTTCGTCTTCATGGGCACTATAAAGCTCACACCAAGATTAAGCAAAGATGCGTACAGTGAGATGGTAAGTAAACCTTTAGCAACAAGCCGCAGCTGGAAGCGAAAGCCATTGTTCTGGCTATGGACGCTCTCAGGCTCTAATGTGCTGTGCGCTGCTGACCCACATTTGGATCATGAAATAAAATAGCATATAATATCTAACCGATACATATGATtttaatgtatgttttgtttcaATCTTGGGAATGAATTTAAGCAAGCAAGGAGATGATGGTACCTGCTGCATTATTATATAGCCTATAATAGGCAAAATTATTTATTGAAGTCTGACGATAGAAATACATGACTATTAtgacaaaaaaaactaaatatttaCCATTAGGCATTTCAGATAAGCCCACATAATTGAAATCGAATGAATTGGCTACAGGTAAATAGGCCTGTTTGTTTGAAATAAGATAAGACTAGGATATAGGCTAACAGTAGCCTACACGTTTGTTCAGTAGTGTTTTATGGCgaattatttgttattattagCCAAATATGACTTAAAAACGGTATTTGAAGGTACATTTTAGCCTAGCATTCGAACAAATTCTATAGTCAAATTCTGGGATTCACTAGCCGACCAGTCGATTAAACTCTTTATGGTGGAGTTGTACGGCGACTACTGTGGGCGGTCTGGAGCTCCGACATCACGACATTGTTCTGTGTAATTTCGAGCTATTCTTTGGGTGCTGAAATCAGTCGTTTTTGTTAAAAACGTCATTTTATGTGATGTCGGAGCTCCAGTCCGCCGACACTAGCCCCCACTCAACTCCATTGCAAATCGTGGAGTTGAGTTTAATCAGCTAGGGGTGCACCTACCGGTGTGGGGCTGATGTTGAGTCTCTCCCTACCAATGATGTTAATGCTcatctctgcttttctcttcaTTCATATATGTTCTAATGTAATTCTTATTATATGACGAATAGGCCCCTTCATTAGCCTATATTTTGGTCAttgagtattattattatttgtttatttttgtactttttaccacattttctccccaatttagtgatatccaattggtagttacagtcttgtcccagtaCGGAATAGGgtgaggcgaaggtcgagagccatgtgtcctccaaaaCCTGACGCCTCCGACCCGCacggcttcttgacacactgctcgcttaaccaggaagccagccgcaccaatgtgcatCCAATCTGGCAACCttgtcagcgtgcatgtgcccggcccgcctcaggagtcgctagagcgcgatgggacaaggacatcccggccagccaaaccctcccctaacccggacgaagctgggtcaattgtgtgccgcctcatggaTCTCCCGGTCATGGCCAGCTGCGAAACAGCCCGTGATCGGATCTGTAGTGatacctctagcactgcgatgctgtgccttagaccgctgcaccactcggcaGGCCCCAACGATTTAACATTTTATGTAATAGGCCGATATCAAGGACAGTGGTTTTTGGTGGTGCTTGCATAGGCTACTTACAAGTACAACTCTTAAACCCTATAGTTAGACTATTTTGTGAAAAACAACAGAAAAGCATCTGTTAGTgtcagtggcaattttagcatgtacatcttggtggggcaacctcaacaacaacaaaacaatgtttagatgcatgccagcaaagccactacccAACACTTATCAaaacatgaattgcactataacggtgacaaacggtgcccacaaactgttaggactACATAAAGCTCTCCCGACAGCAGAGCTTTCCTTTCAggaccatggagtgaatccttaccactgctacacctggctatcagcggagccttgtctggcagggaaacagttcattcagcctcatttactgccttttaaaaaaacatatggctgacttgcttaaacaaacgtgatttctactgacaattgagatgtacaaactatggcataagaggACGACGAGCGGATGAGAGGCCATGCGTCATTTCTGTTAAGACATGAAATGTATCGTCTCACTCCAACTGTTGATATAGAACTGGAACTTCCTTACAGGTTCTACAAATCGGAGAAAgtatatactgtagcctataGTATACCACTAATGAGCAAGTTCTCTCTTTGATATCTATGAAAATGAATGCTGAAATGTTCTCTCTCACATTTTTTCTTTAGAAAAGGGCATACAAAAGCTACGCAAAGGCCTTGCCAGGTCTAAAGAAGATGGGTATCAGTTCGGTGCTGCTCCGTAAGATCATTGGCTCACTAGAGGTGGGCTGTGGTGTGGTTCTGACGTTGGTTCCAGGGAGACCCAAGGACGTGGCTAACTTCCTGCTCTTGCTGGTCATGCTGGCGGTCCTTTTCTTCCACCAGCTAGTAGGAGACCCCCTGAAACGATACGCTCATGCTCTGGTCTTTGGCATTCTGCTCACCTGCCGACTGCTCATTGCCCGCCAGAGTGAGGACCGgcctgagagggaggagagcagggAAGAACACATCAATGTCCAGGAAAAGAACAAAGTCAAGCAGTCCTAATCCAGCCCAATCGTCTAGTGTGGGCAGAGCAACAGCAAAATGGAACCTTGTGTATTTCTTTGGATTGTAGCAATTCTGATTCAAAAGAAACACAGTCGCTATTAACAAGTGATATTTTTATGTTCTTTTTGACACAAATACTAATTTGAGTGACTTTGTTGGCTTTGAGACTGCTAATGTTTTCTGCTATTGAAGATTGGtacttttctattttttttacattttagctaGGAAGCTAATGATATCCCTTGAATTCAATTGTTATTTTACAACAATTAAGCATAGTTCACattaaatggtttaaaacaaacTCATATCCTATCACCACTGTTCAAGATATATTGTTGGTGAATATTGACTCACATTTATTTAAATATAATACACAGTATCACATGTTTCCATTGGTATTAGTAAAATAAGAATCATTTCAGTGAATTCAGATTACTTTCGTTAAAGCTTTTACCTGTTCATTCGATTTTCTTGTAAGTATTCCTATGCATGAAAATGTACCCCTTTTCCCCAAAGAAAAATTGAACGGTCAAATGACAAGTCTTTCGCTCATCACAAATTGATGAATCACTTTGTTGCACCCAACACTTTTGTTCAAGAACTCATATGGAGGAGAGACCTATAGGAAGGCATTTTGCTAGCAATTATGCACATACATAATATGTCTATGGTTGCTAGCCTAgtgctgtctctatgtctctggaACACAGTCAGTAGTCCAGCTACTTTGTCAAATGCTGTGTCAATTGACATGTCCAATAAAGGACTTGATATTTGTCTCTTAATAAAGGACGGTCTCTCTTTACATCCAGTGACAACAAAGGCTTATGTTTATCTGTGAGTCTATTTTGCGCTTGGATTTTTTTAACAGTATTCTGTTGAATGACTatattagataagtattcataTGAGTATTAACATTACCACTGGGTTCTTCTtgtaatgtaaatgtatttgATTAACATATAAGTGGTGCTACCTTCAGTAATGATGAGTAGATAAAGGGAGGTTTTTAGTCAGATGAACAGTTGTTCAGTTGGTCTTTAACATTCACAATACTTCTGTAAAACAAGATGagctaaataaaaaaatgtacagGTGGATCTCCAAGCTGTGTGTTCATTGTGTATCGTTTTAATTCAGTTCAAGTCAGCAGTTATTTGCAAAACATTCCAAACATAAAGTGTGTAAAAATAAGAATGAACGCTTGGATTTGCATTCAGTTCATTGCAAATTTAGAGCACCTGAACTTGGATCCTTGAAGTGAATGAGCCTACTACACACAATTATGTATATAAATCATTACCTTCACATCAGTTTATGCATGT includes the following:
- the tmem35 gene encoding transmembrane protein 35A; protein product: MASPRTITIVALSFALGLFFVFMGTIKLTPRLSKDAYSEMKRAYKSYAKALPGLKKMGISSVLLRKIIGSLEVGCGVVLTLVPGRPKDVANFLLLLVMLAVLFFHQLVGDPLKRYAHALVFGILLTCRLLIARQSEDRPEREESREEHINVQEKNKVKQS